The following proteins come from a genomic window of Puntigrus tetrazona isolate hp1 chromosome 15, ASM1883169v1, whole genome shotgun sequence:
- the LOC122358393 gene encoding protein sel-1 homolog 3 codes for MMGDPPKIFYRLCLRVIISMSLTECLSRSSAGNVAFLDAPDAPVSTWNLPVKYSCFQASAVHVQVLVSFDTGSTSVVFHKYWTCDPGRARTRVVSVNFPDWLVYRPDWIIRGSDWVLSCLLRAWIGPDESTGPGRFPGTSVTVPLDIHSPLSRPFKQHQLCAKWDTDLLWRVRRDDSPQCLEENEVVSLLSTIYACTGERYGIIKTLRPFRSEVLEGLRTKSIYYPWFAVSLWVLVEKPCSDHLCGLLLHIDAENNYATPTIFLTDAGKIHVQVHGDAGHSSAFLSSFKVPLHRWCRISLEILGRVAKISIACMEGQRKYSSTAEHVFGKNVMLDDTHGYFVIGGGKFIQGIEGYYGPATYYRIQGLPADQAEIHLPPIISKVNITGWFQSCENFKSELFLSVTDHSLTVKRPPGSCLDTYTELLLNHSNANSAEQCVLFETNPHRRQVARLTKLVSQKYGRVSASAVGRILYALVVRKIGAAHSLDVITRMMPFLLRSGCLGDDRALHLSSVLYSSGFGVRRQPYKAWLLSLLSARKDWRLALLRLGHMHHVGDLEVTPDRDLSYAYYVNIARQTSTDQKNPSPQQTFVELIRLNDEETLKAQTNENDDLFHWLKLQARSGVAEAEQAMGRMLFWGQQGVSPDIQTAVKHYERGATKLNDPVSMYDYAIVLLTGQGVPKDVQRAVMFLKKAIEQGSVPAITALGWYYEQYEKDYEKAVHLWEEAEAKGHPDAAMNLGVFYSQGLYPGQAADQFEAYKYYLKSAQRGHLNGGIELADVWIHGIPSRVARRPADAVLWVKWASEQNGYLGTVLRNGLNAYFRGNWIMSLIYYLSAAESGFEAAQFNVAYLCELNSGSLDPVLVTRCMLRYYNMSIQAQDPAAYALIRMGDLFYGEQALGRKEVSDAAELYKQAALKNEPQGWYNLGLLVQSGESLPFSVLSELNLLHLHLTDRQTLLSALFQRCRETNSSDAYLPCTLALFSTHLQSLQLHQDTAIKLIATISAAVGALSFVFGLIKWRTAPLNQTSRSQTSASSQNQEEEES; via the exons ATGATGGGAGACCCGCCAAAGATATTTTACCGCTTGTGTTTACGCGTTATTATTTCT ATGTCTTTAACTGAGTGCCTGAGCCGATCCAGCGCAGGTAACGTGGCTTTCCTTGACGCACCTGACGCGCCGGTGTCCACCTGGAACCTACCCGTTAAGTACAGCTGTTTCCAGGCGTCCGCAGTGCATGTCCAGGTTCTGGTTTCTTTCGATACCGGCTCTACCTCAGTCGTTTTCCACAAATACTGGACCTGCGATCCGGGACGTGCCAGAACCCGAGTGGTGTCCGTGAATTTTCCTGACTGGCTCGTGTACAGACCTGATTGGATAATACGCGGTTCCGATTGGGTTCTCAGCTGCTTATTGCGCGCTTGGATCGGACCGGATGAGTCCACCGGACCTGGCAGGTTTCCCGGAACCAGTGTGACTGTTCCCCTTGATATTCACTCGCCGCTGAGTCGACCCTTCAAACAACACCAGCTTTGTGCCAAATGGGACACAGATTTGCTGTGGAGAGTCAGAAGAGATGACAGTCCACAGTGCTTGGAGGAAAATG AGGTGGTATCTCTTCTTTCCACAATTTATGCTTGTACTGGTGAACGTTATGGCATCATCAAAACCCTCCGGCCGTTCAGAAGCGAAGTTTTGGAAGGATTGAGAACCAAATCCATCTATTATCCCTG GTTTGCTGTTTCGCTTTGGGTTTTGGTGGAGAAACCTTGCAGTGACCACTTATGTGGACTACTGCTCCACATCGATGCTGAAAACAATTACGCCACCCCTACAATATTCCTCACAGACGCTG GTAAGATTCATGTCCAGGTGCATGGAGATGCTGGGCACTCCTCAGCATTCCTTTCATCTTTTAAGGTTCCTCTTCATCGGTGGTGTCGTATCAGCCTTGAGATTCTGGGGCGTGTG GCAAAAATTTCTATTGCATGTATGGAAGGGCAGCGGAAATACTCCAGCACAGCTGAGCATGT ATTTGGCAAGAACGTCATGCTGGATGACACGCATGGATATTTTGTGATTGGTGGAGGTAAATTTATACAAGGCATTGAAGGGTATTATGGACCAGCTACATATTATCGTATACAGGGGCTCCCAGCTGACCAG GCTGAGATTCACCTGCCTCCTATAATATCAAAAGTGAATATAACCGGATGGTTCCAGTCTTGTGAGAATTTCAAATCCGAGCTGTTTCTGTCTGTAACGGATCACTCTCTTACAGTAAAGAGACCCCCAG GCAGCTGTTTGGACACGTACACAGAGCTGCTACTGAATCACAGTAACGCCAACTCCGCAGAACAGTGCGTGCTCTTCGAAACAAACCCTCACAGGCGCCAAGTTGCACGGCTGACCAAACTAGTATCACAGAAATATG GCAGGGTGAGCGCATCAGCTGTGGGCAGGATTCTGTACGCTCTAGTCGTCCGTAAGATCGGTGCCGCTCACAGTCTGGATGTTATAACCAGGATGATGCCTTTCCTGCTGAGGTCTGGCTGTTTGGGAGACGACAGAGCACTGCATCTGTCCTCTGTGCTGTACAGCAGTGGATTCGGAGTCAGGAGACAGCCGtataag GCCTGGCTGTTGTCCCTCTTGTCAGCTCGGAAGGATTGGAGGTTGGCTCTCTTACGTTTAGGGCACATGCACCATGTCGGTGACCTGGAGGTGACCCCTGATCGTGACCTTTCCTATGCTTATTACGTTAACATCGCCAGACAAACCAGCACTGATCAGAAGAATCCCTCCCCACAGCAA ACCTTTGTTGAGTTAATACGTTTAAATGATGAAGAGACCCTGAAGGCCCAAACCAATGAAAACGATGATCTGTTTCACTGGCTGAAGCTTCAGGCGCGAAGTGGAGTGGCTGAAGCTGAG caAGCAATGGGGCGCATGTTATTCTGGGGTCAGCAGGGAGTGTCTCCAGACATTCAGACAGCAGTGAAACACTATGAGAGAGGTGCCACCAAACTCAATGACCCTGTGTCCATGTACGACTACGCTATTGTGCTCCTTACG GGCCAAGGAGTTCCAAAAGATGTTCAGAGAGCCGTTATGTTCCTGAAGAAAGCAATAGAACAG GGCTCTGTTCCGGCTATCACTGCTCTGGGCTGGTACTACGAGCAGTATGAGAAGGATTACGAGAAGGCTGTACATCTGTGGGAAGAAGCCGAGGCCAAAGGTCACCCTGATGCCGCTATGAATCTGGGGGTTTTCTACTCTCAGGGCCTGTATCCTGGACAAGCTGCCGACCAG tttgaGGCATATAAGTACTATTTAAAGTCAGCCCAGCGAGGACACTTAAACGGTGGCATTGAATTGGCCGATGTTTGGATACATGGGATTCCCAGCCGAGTTGCCAGACGCCCAGCAGATGCTGTTCT TTGGGTTAAATGGGCGTCTGAACAGAATGGATATCTGGGAACGGTCTTGAGGAACGGACTGAATGCCTACTTCAGAGGAAACTG GATCATGTCTTTGATTTATTATCTGAGTGCAGCAGAGAGTGGATTTGAAGCAGCTCAGTTTAATGTGGCGTACCTGTGCGAACTCAACTCA GGCTCTTTGGATCCAGTGCTGGTGACTCGGTGCATGTTGAGATATTATAACATGTCGATACAGGCTCAAGATCCGGCTGCTTACG CTTTGATTAGAATGGGAGATTTGTTCTATGGTGAGCAGGCTTTGGGCAGAAAAGAGGTTTCTGATGCCGCAGAGCTTTATAAGCAAGCAGCTCTCAAGAACGAACCACAG GGTTGGTATAATCTTGGCCTGCTTGTCCAAAGCGGGGAGTCTCTGCCGTTCAGCGTGCTTTCTGAGCTCAATTTGCTTCACCTTCACTTAACAGACCGACAGACGCTTCTCAGCGCCCTGTTCCAAAG ATGTAGAGAGACCAATAGCAGCGACGCCTACCTGCCCTGCACACTGGCGCTGTTCAGCACACACCTGCAATCTTTACAACTACACCAAGATACTGCAATAAAG CTCATTGCCACAATTTCGGCTGCAGTCGGAGCTCTGTCTTTTGTGTTCGGACTGATTAAATGGAGGACAGCGCCACTCAACCAAACATCTCGATCCCAAACATCAGCTTCCAGCCAAAACCAAGAGGAGGAGGAATCCTAA
- the trpc2a gene encoding short transient receptor potential channel 2 gives MENLTPDNWREIVNKKLHFPPELIPAIQEGNMDWVDSLLSLGDGIIRQLDESEDRLWREALNLSIRLGSEDIMTSLLLGVKFDFRQIHEALLVAVDTNQPRFVKHLLDRLDQEKGNKMDVRSFSMAIFDHSIDDSQFAPGVTPLTLACQKDLYEIVTMLTQRGHDIPLPHSISCTCLECRNGRQYDLLKFSLSRINTYRGIASRAYLSVTSEDAMLGAFHLSRELRKLSKKEPEFKPQYLALEQLCQEFAVELLGMCRNQSEVSTILNSAEDDSEDEELDEQTFEEGIPNLARLRLAVNYNQKQFVTHPICQQVLSSIWCGSLSGWRGSRTAWKLLVSLGIFITMPFLCLVYWIAPKSKLGKLLKVPVIKFLLHSASYMWFLITLLTESIFMEIYRSDFASRKQNILHNSLHMIWVAGFFWFECKEVWIEGLKSYFLDLWNILDMMVLSMYLASFTLRILIMLKGYFLCQDSSTQELCDYFTNTVREDWKQEDPQLIAETLFAVTSMLSFTRLAYILPAHESLGTLQISMGRMIDDMMRFMFILMIIGTAFLCGINNIYVPYVVSPHLGRFNETFNFLFWTMFGMANQEYVDMPDYALAEFVGRIFYGIFTLLIVIVLLNMLIAMISNSFQRIEDDADVEWKFARSKLYLSYFREGLTMPVPFNIIPSPKVLFYILRSICQKICCCCNKKAPEYPPIASLSSNTLNSSGGQGEGRVPYRLQVTKALVHRYIEAARREFEESKRKDVGNRITELNKVVGRLHTEMQEFHQKLQWQSKSDPDQANILGKYILGAKNNFRDFDKNKATGFENTGLPISTHPAEEKDDEIKAGGIVSGEGEEPESEGPVEPVPGEETTFETASTPDA, from the exons ATGGAAAACCTTACG CCAGACAATTGGCGGGAGATTGTGAACAAGAAGCTTCACTTTCCACCGGAGCTGATTCCCGCCATCCAAGAGGGCAACATGGACTGGGTGGACAGTCTCCTCTCCCTCGGAGACGGGATCATCCGTCAGCTGGACGAGTCTGAGGATCGGTTATGGAGGGAAGCGTTGAACCTCTCCATCCGACTGGGCAGCGAAGACATCATGACCTCCCTTCTGCTCGGCGTCAAGTTCGACTTCCGCCAGATCCACGAGGCCCTTCTGGTGGCCGTCGACACCAACCAGCCCAGATTCGTCAAACACCTCCTGGACCGCCTGGATCAGGAGAAAGGCAACAAGATGGACGTTCGCTCCTTCAGCATGGCCATCTTTGATCACTCCATTGACGACTCTCAGTTCGCGCCAGGAGTGACGCCGCTGACGCTGGCCTGCCAGAAGGACCTGTATGAGATCGTAACTATGCTGACCCAGAGAGGTCATGACATTCCTCTGCCTCACTCCATCTCGTGCACGTGTCTGGAGTGCCGTAACGGACGGCAATACGACTTGCTCAAGTTCTCGCTGTCCcgtataaatacatacagagGCATCGCCAGCCGCGCGTATCTCTCCGTCACCTCGGAGGACGCCATGCTCGGCGCTTTCCACCTCAGCAGAGAGCTGCGCAAACTCTCCAAGAAAGAACCAGAGTTTAAG CCGCAGTACCTGGCGTTGGAGCAGCTGTGTCAGGAGTTCGCAGTGGAGCTTCTGGGAATGTGCCGGAACCAAAGCGAGGTCTCCACCATCCTCAACAGCGCTGAAGACGACAGCGAGGATGAAGAACTGGATGAACAGACGTTTGAGGAAGGTATCCCCAATCTCGCTCGTCTCCGACTGGCGGTCAACTATAATCAAAAACAG TTTGTGACTCATCCCATCTGCCAGCAAGTGCTCTCCTCCATTTGGTGCGGTAGCCTGTCTGGTTGGAGGGGAAGTCGAACCGCTTGGAAACTGCTGGTGTCTTTGGGGATTTTCATTACCATGCCATTTCTCTGCCTCGTTTACTGGATCGCCCCCAAGTCCAAG CTGGGAAAACTGCTGAAGGTTCCCGTGATCAAGTTCCTGTTACACTCGGCGTCATACATGTGGTTCCTCATCACCCTCCTGACGGAGTCGATTTTCATGGAGATCTACCGCAGCGATTTTGCCTCCAGAAAGCAGAACATTCTCCATAACTCTCTCCACATGATATGGGTTGCCG GTTTCTTCTGGTTTGAGTGTAAGGAAGTTTGGATAGAGGGTTTGAAGAGTTACTTCCTGGATTTATGGAACATTCTGGATATGATGGTTCTGAGCATGTATCTGGCGTCCTTCACGCTGCGCATACTCATCATGCTGAAGGGATATTTCCTCTGTCAGGACTCCAGCACTCAAGAGCTGTGCGACTACTTCACCAACACAG TACGAGAGGATTGGAAACAGGAGGATCCTCAGTTGATTGCAGAGACTCTGTTCGCCGTGACCAGCATGCTTAGCTTCACACGTCTCGCCTACATTCTGCCGGCCCATGAATCCCTGGGAACCCTGCAGATATCCATGGGAAGAATGATCGATGACATGATGAG GTTCATGTTTATCCTTATGATAATAGGAACGGCGTTTTTGTGCGGAATAAACAACATATACGTCCCATATGTTGTTTCTCCACATCTTGGCAG atttaacGAAACATTTAACTTCCTCTTCTGGACCATGTTTGGAATGGCAAACCAGGAATACGTAGACATGCCCGATTACGCTCTGGCGGAGTTTGTGGGGAGGATCTTCTACGGGATTTTCACACTGCTCATCGTCATAGTGCTACTCAACATGCTTATTGCCATGATCTCCAATTCATTCCAGAGGATCGAG GATGATGCAGATGTCGAGTGGAAGTTTGCTCGCTCCAAACTCTACCTCAGTTACTTCAGGGAGGGTCTCACTATGCCAGTTCCTTTTAACATCATCCCATCTCCAAAGGTTCTCTTCTATATCTTGAG AAGCATCTGCCAAAAGATTTGCTGTTGCTGTAACAAGAAAGCCCCAGAATATCCTCCCATAGCATCTTTG tctagcAATACCCTGAATAGCAGCGGAGGTCAAGGTGAGGGCAGAGTGCCATACCGCCTGCAGGTGACCAAGGCTCTAGTGCACCGCTACATCGAAGCCGCACGCAGAGAGTTCGAAGAGAGCAAGCGTAAAG ACGTTGGGAACAGAATCACGGAGCTGAATAAAGTTGTCGGCCGACTGCACACCGAGATGCAGGAGTTCCACCAGAAGCTGCAGTGGCAGAGCAAGAGCGACCCGGACCAGGCCAACATCCTGGGCAAATACATCTTGGGCGCAAAGAACAATTTCCGTGACTTTGATAAGAACAAAGCCACGGGGTTTGAAAACACAGGTCTCCCCATCAGTACGCACCCCGCAGAGGAGAAGGACGACGAGATCAAAGCAGGAGGGATCGTCTCGGGGGAGGGGGAGGAGCCCGAGTCCGAGGGCCCTGTGGAGCCCGTCCCGGGAGAGGAGACTACTTTCGAGACTGCTAGCACTCCTGATGCGTGA